In Phacochoerus africanus isolate WHEZ1 chromosome 2, ROS_Pafr_v1, whole genome shotgun sequence, one DNA window encodes the following:
- the LOC125120855 gene encoding translation initiation factor IF-2-like: MDKSNLQDPATSHVYDPEQVTYIGLSFATSESYPRFCPQGWSAASGSPSPPKPAPRCPATGSQGSQASSTTHRTGKWAQRRRKKADAAHGAHPGREGGAQAAAQSRTPAAQIWARGRPRSRPDTGRAPRARAHSPVRAAAAAVALTAARERGRLGAKLPLRASVSRHRRSRPARRPRRAPPSPVPPPGRAGLARSPHREEPPAGLASGPRGKPAPGAVSEPSWELPFISQASSRDAGRRLRARRARAPRPGLREQVGRESAAQGQGPSPSLRLPIVRAQATSDSHGIVDEAIFGTRNFSGTLFLTKNALCPVLRASAWPSGYLSSKPGVSRF; this comes from the exons ATGGATAAAAGTAACCTGCAGGATCCTGCCACTTCCCACGTGTATGATCCAGAGCAAGTGACTTACATCGGCCTCAGTTTTGCCACAT CTGAGTCTTACCCCAGGTTCTGCCCTCAAGGCTGGTCTGCTGCTTCTGGGTCTCCCTCACCCCCGAAACCAGCCCCACGGTGCCCCGCCACCGGCTCGCAGGGGTCGCAGGCGAGCAGCACCACGCACCGCACGGGGAAATGGGCCCAAAGGCGCCGGAAGAAGGCGGACGCGGCCCACGGCGCCCACCCAGGCCGGGAAGGAGGCGCCCAGGCTGCAGCGCAGAGCCGGACCCCCGCAGCTCAAATCTGGGCTCGCGGCCGCCCGCGCTCGCGACCAGACACGGGGCGCGCGCCCCGGGCCCGCGCACACTCACCCgtccgcgccgccgccgccgccgtcgcccTCACCGCCGCCCGGGAACGCGGAAGGTTGGGGGCAAAGCTGCCCCTCCGCGCCTCAGTCTCCCGGCACCGCCGCTcgcgccccgcccgccgcccgcggCGCGCGCCGCCCTCCCCGGTCCCGCCCCCGGGCCGGGCCGGCCTCGCGCGGTCACCCCACCGGGAGGAGCCGCCCGCCGGGCTCGCCTCAGGGCCAAGAGGGAAGCCGGCTCCCGGGGCCGTGTCGGAGCCGAGCTGGGAGCTGCCTTTCATCAGCCAGGCTTCCTCCCGGGATGCCGGGAGGCGCCTCCGCGCTCGCCGAGCACGTGCGCCGCGCCCCGGCCTGCGGGAACAAGTTGGGCGAGAATCGGCTGCTCAAGGCCAGGGCCCCTCTCCGAGCCTCCGTCTCCCTATCGTGAGAGCCCAGGCCACGTCTGACAGTCACGGGATCGTGGATGAGGCAATATTTGGGACCAGAAACTTCTCAGGGACTTTGTTTTTAACGAAAAATGCTCTGTGCCCTGTGTTGAGAGCATCAGCGTGGCCGTCTGGCTACCTGAGCTCTAAGCCCGGGGTCTCCAGATTTTAG
- the ATP6V1G1 gene encoding V-type proton ATPase subunit G 1 → MASQSQGIQQLLQAEKRAAEKVSEARKRKNRRLKQAKEEAQAEIEQYRLQREKEFKAKEAAALGSHGSCSTEVEKDTQEKMTILQTYFRQNRDEVLDNLLAFVCDIRPEIHENYRING, encoded by the exons ATGGCTAGTCAGTCGCAGGGCATCCAGCAGCTGCTCCAGGCCGAGAAGCGAGCCGCGGAGAAGGTGTCCGAGGCCCGCAAGA GAAAGAACCGAAGGCTGAAGCAGGCCAAAGAAGAAGCCCAGGCTGAAATCGAACAGTACCGCCTGCAGAGGGAGAAGGAGTTCAAGGCCAAGGAGGCTGCG GCTCTGGGATCCcacggcagctgcagcactgaagTGGAGAAGGACACCCAGGAGAAGATGACCATCCTCCAGACCTACTTCCGGCAGAACAGGGATGAGGTCCTGGATAACCTTTTGGCCTTTGTCTGTGACATCCGGCCAGAAATCCACGAAAACTACCGCATAAACGGAtag